One Xenopus tropicalis strain Nigerian chromosome 8, UCB_Xtro_10.0, whole genome shotgun sequence genomic window carries:
- the LOC101730989 gene encoding coiled-coil domain-containing protein 77 — MAAGWIFAKSERSDKVAKRLQLMAQRYEALEKRRNMEVEGYKTDIKLLRQRLKDVEKQLFKVTLNIRPDQDLAILDAVRQGNKKTQKFQGELSLENELRIG; from the exons atggcagcaggttggattttcgcCAAGTCA GAACGTTCAGATAAGGTGGCCAAGCGGCTGCAATTGATGGCGCAGAGATACGaggctctggagaaaaggcgcaaCATGGAGGTAGAGGGCTATAAGACTGACATCAAGCTGCTGAGACAGCGGTTAAAGGATGTAGAGAAGCAACTATTCAAG GTGACGCTGAACATCAGGCCAGACCAAGATCTTGCTATTCTGGATGCAGTGCGGCAGggcaacaaaaagacacaaaaatttCAAGGGGAACTGAGCCTGGAGAATGAACTGAGAATCGGATAG